One genomic region from Xylocopa sonorina isolate GNS202 chromosome 8, iyXylSono1_principal, whole genome shotgun sequence encodes:
- the Shi gene encoding dynamin-1 shibire isoform X7: MAGNTGMEQLIPIVNKLQDAFTQLGVHMQLDLPQIAVVGGQSAGKSSVLENFVGKDFLPRGSGIVTRRPLILQLINSTNEYAEFLHCKGKKFVDFEEVRKEIEAETDRITGSNKGISNIPINLRVYSPNVLNLTLIDLPGLTKVPIGDQPADIEAQIKAMIFQFIKRENCLILAVTPANTDLANSDALKLAKEVDPQGVRTIGVITKLDLMDDGTDARDILENKLLPLRRGYIGVVNRSQKDIEGRKDIKNALAAERKFFLSHPSYRHLADRLGTPYLQRVLNQQLTNHIRDTLPALRDKLQKQLLTLEKDVEQYKHFRPDDPSIKTKAMLQMIQQLQSDFERTIEGSRSAQINTNELSGGAKMNRLFHERFPFEIVKMEFDEKELRREIAFAIRNIHGIRVGLFTPDMAFEAIVKKQIDRLKEPSLKCVDLVVQELGNVVRICTDRMSRYPRLREETERIITTHVRQREQLCKEQLILLVDCELAYMNTNHEDFIGFANAQQSSENAVKSGRHTLGNQVIRKGYMSIHNFGIMKGGSRDYWFVLTSESISWYKDEEEREKKYMLPLDGLKLRDLEQGFMSRRHLFALFNPEGRNVYKDYKQLELSCETQDDVDSWKASFLRAGVYPEKATQQANGEGEGGAETQSSMDPQLERQVETIRNLVDSYMKIVTKTTRDLVPKTIMHLIINNTKDFINAELLAHLYASGDQTSMMEESPEEAQKREEMLRMYHACKESLRIIGDVSMATVSTPVPPPVKNDWLASGENPRLSPPSPGGPRRGVTQPPPLSSNRAPPPVPMGSRQAPAIPNRPGPGGPPPARAAPGLPPPLIPSRGGGLQQRVTQAATQAAANAAVNELMDAFKIKRPVPNIPPRIPERPYYGRLN, from the exons ATGGCAGGGAACACGGGTATGGAACAGTTAATCCCGATCGTGAACAAGCTGCAGGATGCATTCACACAGCTTGGGGTGCACATGCAACTCGATCTACCACAAATCGCAGTGGTAGGTGGTCAGAGTGCAGGAAAAAGTTCTGTTCTCGAGAACTTCGTTGGAAA GGACTTTTTACCTAGAGGATCAGGCATTGTAACTAGACGACCACTTATCTTACAACTGATTAATAGTACAAATG AATATGCCGAGTTTCTACACTGTAAAGGTAAAAAGTTTGTTGATTTTGAAGAAGTACGGAAGGAAATTGAAGCAGAAACAGATAGAATTACAGGCAGTAATAAGGGTATTTCCAATATACCGATAAATTTAAGAGTGTATTCTCCAAATG TTCTGAATTTGACGCTGATCGATTTACCTGGCCTTACAAAAGTACCAATCGGAGATCAACCAGCAGATATAGAAGCTCAAATTAAAGCTATGATTTTTCAATTTATCAAGAGAGAAAATTGTTTAATATTGGCAGTAACACCAGCAAATACAGATCTAGCAAATAGCGATGCTTTGAAACTTGCTAAAGAAGTAGACCCTCAAG GTGTTCGTACGATTGGTGTTATTACAAAATTGGATCTTATGGATGATGGTACTGATGCGAGAGATATTTTGGAAAACAAATTGTTACCCCTAAGGCGGGGTTACATAGGTGTTGTTAATAGAAGTCAGAAAGACATAGAAGGTCGGAAAGATATAAAAAATGCTCTAGCAGCTGAAAGAAAATTCTTTCTGAG CCATCCATCTTATCGACACTTGGCAGACAGATTAGGAACACCATATTTGCAACGTGTTTTGAATCAACAATTAACAAATCACATCAGAGATACTTTGCCAGCATTAAGAGATAAATTACAAAAACAGTTACTTACATTGGAAAAAGATGTCGAACAGTACAAGCATTTTAGACCCGATGATCCTTCCATTAAAACAAAAGCTATGTTACA GATGATACAACAGCTTCAGTCAGATTTCGAAAGGACTATAGAAGGTTCAAGATCCGCACAAATCAATACAAATGAACTTAGTGGCGGTGCCAAAATGAACAGATTATTTCATGAACGTTTTCCATTTGAAATAGTTAAAATGGAATTTGATGAAAAAGAATTGAGAAGAGAGATTGCTTTTGCCATTAGAAATATCCATG GTATCAGGGTAGGTTTGTTTACTCCTGATATGGCATTTGAGGCGATAGTCAAGAAGCAAATCGATAGACTCAAAGAACCTAGTCTGAAATGTGTGGATTTAGTTGTGCAAGAACTCGGTAATGTCGTGCGCATTTGTACTGATAGG ATGTCACGTTATCCTCGACTGAGAGAAGAAACGGAACGTATTATAACTACTCATGTTAGACAACGAGAACAGTTATGCAAGGAGCAATTGATACTCTTGGTTGACTGTGAACTTGCGTATATGAACACGAACCACGAGGATTTTATTGGTTTCGCTAA TGCTCAACAGTCTTCAGAGAATGCTGTTAAGTCTGGTCGTCATACATTGGGCAATCAAGTGATACGCAAAGGGTACATGTCCATCCATAATTTTGGTATAATGAAAGGTGGTTCAAGAGATTACTGGTTCGTTCTAACATCGGAGAGTATTTCCTGGTACAAAGATGAAGAA GAACGTGAGAAGAAGTACATGCTCCCTTTAGATGGACTGAAATTACGTGATTTGGAACAAGGCTTCATGTCCCGGCGTCATTTGTTTGCTTTGTTCAATCCGGAAGGCAGAAACGTTTATAAGGATTACAAACAACTCGAACTCAGTTGTGAAACGCAAGATGATGTTGATTCATGGAAAGCTTCTTTCCTCAGAGCTGGTGTATATCCTGAAAAAGCAACACAGCAAGCAAATGGTGAAGGAGAG GGCGGAGCGGAAACTCAGTCATCAATGGATCCTCAACTTGAGCGTCAAGTGGAGACTATTAGAAACCTCGTAGATTCGTACATGAAAATTGTTACAAAAACGACTCGAGATTTAGTTCCAAAAACAATTATGCATTTGATTATTAACAACACGAAGGATTTTATTAATGCAGAATTATTGGCACATCTATATGCAAGCGGTGATCAG ACTTCGATGATGGAGGAATCACCCGAGGAAGCACAAAAACGAGAGGAAATGTTGCGCATGTATCATGCATGCAAAGAATCGCTTCGCATTATTGGAGACGTTTCGATGGCGACAGTCTCCACTCCAGTACCGCCGCCTGTGAAAAATGATTGGTTGGCATCTGGTGAAAATCCAAG GTTATCACCACCATCTCCTGGTGGGCCAAGACGTGGAGTGACACAGCCACCACCTCTTTCTAGTAATCGAGCACCGCCTCCAGTACCGATGGGTAGCCGGCAAGCACCGGCTATTCCTAACCGACCAGGACCTGGTGGACCTCCTCCAGCCCGCGCTGCACCTGGCCTACCTCCTCCTCTTATACCATC TCGCGGGGGTGGTCTTCAGCAGAGGGTGACGCAAGCTGCGACGCAGGCCGCTGCTAATGCCGCCGTGAACGAGCTGATGGATGCATTCAAGATCAA
- the Shi gene encoding dynamin-1 shibire isoform X6: MAGNTGMEQLIPIVNKLQDAFTQLGVHMQLDLPQIAVVGGQSAGKSSVLENFVGKDFLPRGSGIVTRRPLILQLINSTNEYAEFLHCKGKKFVDFEEVRKEIEAETDRITGSNKGISNIPINLRVYSPNVLNLTLIDLPGLTKVPIGDQPADIEAQIKAMIFQFIKRENCLILAVTPANTDLANSDALKLAKEVDPQGVRTIGVITKLDLMDDGTDARDILENKLLPLRRGYIGVVNRSQKDIEGRKDIKNALAAERKFFLSHPSYRHLADRLGTPYLQRVLNQQLTNHIRDTLPALRDKLQKQLLTLEKDVEQYKHFRPDDPSIKTKAMLQMIQQLQSDFERTIEGSRSAQINTNELSGGAKMNRLFHERFPFEIVKMEFDEKELRREIAFAIRNIHGIRVGLFTPDMAFEAIVKKQIDRLKEPSLKCVDLVVQELGNVVRICTDRMSRYPRLREETERIITTHVRQREQLCKEQLILLVDCELAYMNTNHEDFIGFANAATSSHNASAQQSSENAVKSGRHTLGNQVIRKGYMSIHNFGIMKGGSRDYWFVLTSESISWYKDEEEREKKYMLPLDGLKLRDLEQGFMSRRHLFALFNPEGRNVYKDYKQLELSCETQDDVDSWKASFLRAGVYPEKATQQANGEGEEGYEGGAETQSSMDPQLERQVETIRNLVDSYMKIVTKTTRDLVPKTIMHLIINNTKDFINAELLAHLYASGDQTSMMEESPEEAQKREEMLRMYHACKESLRIIGDVSMATVSTPVPPPVKNDWLASGENPRLSPPSPGGPRRGVTQPPPLSSNRAPPPVPMGSRQAPAIPNRPGPGGPPPARAAPGLPPPLIPSRRQ; this comes from the exons ATGGCAGGGAACACGGGTATGGAACAGTTAATCCCGATCGTGAACAAGCTGCAGGATGCATTCACACAGCTTGGGGTGCACATGCAACTCGATCTACCACAAATCGCAGTGGTAGGTGGTCAGAGTGCAGGAAAAAGTTCTGTTCTCGAGAACTTCGTTGGAAA GGACTTTTTACCTAGAGGATCAGGCATTGTAACTAGACGACCACTTATCTTACAACTGATTAATAGTACAAATG AATATGCCGAGTTTCTACACTGTAAAGGTAAAAAGTTTGTTGATTTTGAAGAAGTACGGAAGGAAATTGAAGCAGAAACAGATAGAATTACAGGCAGTAATAAGGGTATTTCCAATATACCGATAAATTTAAGAGTGTATTCTCCAAATG TTCTGAATTTGACGCTGATCGATTTACCTGGCCTTACAAAAGTACCAATCGGAGATCAACCAGCAGATATAGAAGCTCAAATTAAAGCTATGATTTTTCAATTTATCAAGAGAGAAAATTGTTTAATATTGGCAGTAACACCAGCAAATACAGATCTAGCAAATAGCGATGCTTTGAAACTTGCTAAAGAAGTAGACCCTCAAG GTGTTCGTACGATTGGTGTTATTACAAAATTGGATCTTATGGATGATGGTACTGATGCGAGAGATATTTTGGAAAACAAATTGTTACCCCTAAGGCGGGGTTACATAGGTGTTGTTAATAGAAGTCAGAAAGACATAGAAGGTCGGAAAGATATAAAAAATGCTCTAGCAGCTGAAAGAAAATTCTTTCTGAG CCATCCATCTTATCGACACTTGGCAGACAGATTAGGAACACCATATTTGCAACGTGTTTTGAATCAACAATTAACAAATCACATCAGAGATACTTTGCCAGCATTAAGAGATAAATTACAAAAACAGTTACTTACATTGGAAAAAGATGTCGAACAGTACAAGCATTTTAGACCCGATGATCCTTCCATTAAAACAAAAGCTATGTTACA GATGATACAACAGCTTCAGTCAGATTTCGAAAGGACTATAGAAGGTTCAAGATCCGCACAAATCAATACAAATGAACTTAGTGGCGGTGCCAAAATGAACAGATTATTTCATGAACGTTTTCCATTTGAAATAGTTAAAATGGAATTTGATGAAAAAGAATTGAGAAGAGAGATTGCTTTTGCCATTAGAAATATCCATG GTATCAGGGTAGGTTTGTTTACTCCTGATATGGCATTTGAGGCGATAGTCAAGAAGCAAATCGATAGACTCAAAGAACCTAGTCTGAAATGTGTGGATTTAGTTGTGCAAGAACTCGGTAATGTCGTGCGCATTTGTACTGATAGG ATGTCACGTTATCCTCGACTGAGAGAAGAAACGGAACGTATTATAACTACTCATGTTAGACAACGAGAACAGTTATGCAAGGAGCAATTGATACTCTTGGTTGACTGTGAACTTGCGTATATGAACACGAACCACGAGGATTTTATTGGTTTCGCTAA CGCGGCAACCAGTAGCCATAATGCAAG TGCTCAACAGTCTTCAGAGAATGCTGTTAAGTCTGGTCGTCATACATTGGGCAATCAAGTGATACGCAAAGGGTACATGTCCATCCATAATTTTGGTATAATGAAAGGTGGTTCAAGAGATTACTGGTTCGTTCTAACATCGGAGAGTATTTCCTGGTACAAAGATGAAGAA GAACGTGAGAAGAAGTACATGCTCCCTTTAGATGGACTGAAATTACGTGATTTGGAACAAGGCTTCATGTCCCGGCGTCATTTGTTTGCTTTGTTCAATCCGGAAGGCAGAAACGTTTATAAGGATTACAAACAACTCGAACTCAGTTGTGAAACGCAAGATGATGTTGATTCATGGAAAGCTTCTTTCCTCAGAGCTGGTGTATATCCTGAAAAAGCAACACAGCAAGCAAATGGTGAAGGAGAG GAAGGATACGAG GGCGGAGCGGAAACTCAGTCATCAATGGATCCTCAACTTGAGCGTCAAGTGGAGACTATTAGAAACCTCGTAGATTCGTACATGAAAATTGTTACAAAAACGACTCGAGATTTAGTTCCAAAAACAATTATGCATTTGATTATTAACAACACGAAGGATTTTATTAATGCAGAATTATTGGCACATCTATATGCAAGCGGTGATCAG ACTTCGATGATGGAGGAATCACCCGAGGAAGCACAAAAACGAGAGGAAATGTTGCGCATGTATCATGCATGCAAAGAATCGCTTCGCATTATTGGAGACGTTTCGATGGCGACAGTCTCCACTCCAGTACCGCCGCCTGTGAAAAATGATTGGTTGGCATCTGGTGAAAATCCAAG GTTATCACCACCATCTCCTGGTGGGCCAAGACGTGGAGTGACACAGCCACCACCTCTTTCTAGTAATCGAGCACCGCCTCCAGTACCGATGGGTAGCCGGCAAGCACCGGCTATTCCTAACCGACCAGGACCTGGTGGACCTCCTCCAGCCCGCGCTGCACCTGGCCTACCTCCTCCTCTTATACCATC GCGCCGACAATAA
- the Shi gene encoding dynamin-1 shibire isoform X4 — MAGNTGMEQLIPIVNKLQDAFTQLGVHMQLDLPQIAVVGGQSAGKSSVLENFVGKDFLPRGSGIVTRRPLILQLINSTNEYAEFLHCKGKKFVDFEEVRKEIEAETDRITGSNKGISNIPINLRVYSPNVLNLTLIDLPGLTKVPIGDQPADIEAQIKAMIFQFIKRENCLILAVTPANTDLANSDALKLAKEVDPQGVRTIGVITKLDLMDDGTDARDILENKLLPLRRGYIGVVNRSQKDIEGRKDIKNALAAERKFFLSHPSYRHLADRLGTPYLQRVLNQQLTNHIRDTLPALRDKLQKQLLTLEKDVEQYKHFRPDDPSIKTKAMLQMIQQLQSDFERTIEGSRSAQINTNELSGGAKMNRLFHERFPFEIVKMEFDEKELRREIAFAIRNIHGIRVGLFTPDMAFEAIVKKQIDRLKEPSLKCVDLVVQELGNVVRICTDRMSRYPRLREETERIITTHVRQREQLCKEQLILLVDCELAYMNTNHEDFIGFANAATSSHNASAQQSSENAVKSGRHTLGNQVIRKGYMSIHNFGIMKGGSRDYWFVLTSESISWYKDEEEREKKYMLPLDGLKLRDLEQGFMSRRHLFALFNPEGRNVYKDYKQLELSCETQDDVDSWKASFLRAGVYPEKATQQANGEGEEGYEGGAETQSSMDPQLERQVETIRNLVDSYMKIVTKTTRDLVPKTIMHLIINNTKDFINAELLAHLYASGDQTSMMEESPEEAQKREEMLRMYHACKESLRIIGDVSMATVSTPVPPPVKNDWLASGENPRLSPPSPGGPRRGVTQPPPLSSNRAPPPVPMGSRQAPAIPNRPGPGGPPPARAAPGLPPPLIPSRPVPNIPPRIPERPYYGRLN, encoded by the exons ATGGCAGGGAACACGGGTATGGAACAGTTAATCCCGATCGTGAACAAGCTGCAGGATGCATTCACACAGCTTGGGGTGCACATGCAACTCGATCTACCACAAATCGCAGTGGTAGGTGGTCAGAGTGCAGGAAAAAGTTCTGTTCTCGAGAACTTCGTTGGAAA GGACTTTTTACCTAGAGGATCAGGCATTGTAACTAGACGACCACTTATCTTACAACTGATTAATAGTACAAATG AATATGCCGAGTTTCTACACTGTAAAGGTAAAAAGTTTGTTGATTTTGAAGAAGTACGGAAGGAAATTGAAGCAGAAACAGATAGAATTACAGGCAGTAATAAGGGTATTTCCAATATACCGATAAATTTAAGAGTGTATTCTCCAAATG TTCTGAATTTGACGCTGATCGATTTACCTGGCCTTACAAAAGTACCAATCGGAGATCAACCAGCAGATATAGAAGCTCAAATTAAAGCTATGATTTTTCAATTTATCAAGAGAGAAAATTGTTTAATATTGGCAGTAACACCAGCAAATACAGATCTAGCAAATAGCGATGCTTTGAAACTTGCTAAAGAAGTAGACCCTCAAG GTGTTCGTACGATTGGTGTTATTACAAAATTGGATCTTATGGATGATGGTACTGATGCGAGAGATATTTTGGAAAACAAATTGTTACCCCTAAGGCGGGGTTACATAGGTGTTGTTAATAGAAGTCAGAAAGACATAGAAGGTCGGAAAGATATAAAAAATGCTCTAGCAGCTGAAAGAAAATTCTTTCTGAG CCATCCATCTTATCGACACTTGGCAGACAGATTAGGAACACCATATTTGCAACGTGTTTTGAATCAACAATTAACAAATCACATCAGAGATACTTTGCCAGCATTAAGAGATAAATTACAAAAACAGTTACTTACATTGGAAAAAGATGTCGAACAGTACAAGCATTTTAGACCCGATGATCCTTCCATTAAAACAAAAGCTATGTTACA GATGATACAACAGCTTCAGTCAGATTTCGAAAGGACTATAGAAGGTTCAAGATCCGCACAAATCAATACAAATGAACTTAGTGGCGGTGCCAAAATGAACAGATTATTTCATGAACGTTTTCCATTTGAAATAGTTAAAATGGAATTTGATGAAAAAGAATTGAGAAGAGAGATTGCTTTTGCCATTAGAAATATCCATG GTATCAGGGTAGGTTTGTTTACTCCTGATATGGCATTTGAGGCGATAGTCAAGAAGCAAATCGATAGACTCAAAGAACCTAGTCTGAAATGTGTGGATTTAGTTGTGCAAGAACTCGGTAATGTCGTGCGCATTTGTACTGATAGG ATGTCACGTTATCCTCGACTGAGAGAAGAAACGGAACGTATTATAACTACTCATGTTAGACAACGAGAACAGTTATGCAAGGAGCAATTGATACTCTTGGTTGACTGTGAACTTGCGTATATGAACACGAACCACGAGGATTTTATTGGTTTCGCTAA CGCGGCAACCAGTAGCCATAATGCAAG TGCTCAACAGTCTTCAGAGAATGCTGTTAAGTCTGGTCGTCATACATTGGGCAATCAAGTGATACGCAAAGGGTACATGTCCATCCATAATTTTGGTATAATGAAAGGTGGTTCAAGAGATTACTGGTTCGTTCTAACATCGGAGAGTATTTCCTGGTACAAAGATGAAGAA GAACGTGAGAAGAAGTACATGCTCCCTTTAGATGGACTGAAATTACGTGATTTGGAACAAGGCTTCATGTCCCGGCGTCATTTGTTTGCTTTGTTCAATCCGGAAGGCAGAAACGTTTATAAGGATTACAAACAACTCGAACTCAGTTGTGAAACGCAAGATGATGTTGATTCATGGAAAGCTTCTTTCCTCAGAGCTGGTGTATATCCTGAAAAAGCAACACAGCAAGCAAATGGTGAAGGAGAG GAAGGATACGAG GGCGGAGCGGAAACTCAGTCATCAATGGATCCTCAACTTGAGCGTCAAGTGGAGACTATTAGAAACCTCGTAGATTCGTACATGAAAATTGTTACAAAAACGACTCGAGATTTAGTTCCAAAAACAATTATGCATTTGATTATTAACAACACGAAGGATTTTATTAATGCAGAATTATTGGCACATCTATATGCAAGCGGTGATCAG ACTTCGATGATGGAGGAATCACCCGAGGAAGCACAAAAACGAGAGGAAATGTTGCGCATGTATCATGCATGCAAAGAATCGCTTCGCATTATTGGAGACGTTTCGATGGCGACAGTCTCCACTCCAGTACCGCCGCCTGTGAAAAATGATTGGTTGGCATCTGGTGAAAATCCAAG GTTATCACCACCATCTCCTGGTGGGCCAAGACGTGGAGTGACACAGCCACCACCTCTTTCTAGTAATCGAGCACCGCCTCCAGTACCGATGGGTAGCCGGCAAGCACCGGCTATTCCTAACCGACCAGGACCTGGTGGACCTCCTCCAGCCCGCGCTGCACCTGGCCTACCTCCTCCTCTTATACCATC